From Pan troglodytes isolate AG18354 chromosome 9, NHGRI_mPanTro3-v2.0_pri, whole genome shotgun sequence, the proteins below share one genomic window:
- the C2CD2L gene encoding phospholipid transfer protein C2CD2L isoform X4: MDPGWGQRDVGWAALLILFAASLLTVFAWLLQYARGLWLARARGDRGPGPALAGEPAGSLRELGVWRSLLRLRATRAGAAEEPGVRGLLASLFAFKSFRENWQRAWVRALNEQACRDGSSIQIAFEEVPQLPPRASISHVTCVDQSEHTMVLRCQLSAEEVRFPVSVTQQSPAAVSMETYHVTLTLPPTQRGEEQVELSTIEELIKDAIVSTQPAMMVNLRACSAPGGLVPSEKPPMMPQAQPAIPRPNRLFLRQLRASHLGNELEGTEELCCVAELDNPMQQKWTKPARAGSEVEWTEDLALDLGPQSWELTLKVLRSSSCGDTELLGQATLPVGSPSRPLSRRQLCPLTPGPGKALGPAATMAVELHYEEGSPRNLGTPTSSTPRPSITPTKKIELDRTIMPDGTIVTTVTTVQSRPRIDGKLDSPSRSPSKVEVTEKTTTVLSESSGPSNTSHSSSPGDSHLSNGLDPVAETAIRQLTEPSGRVAKKTPTKRSTLIISGVSKVPIAQDELALSLGYAASLEASVQDDAGTSGGPSSPPSDPPAMSPGPLDALSSPTSVQEADETTRSDISERPSVDDIESETGSTGALETRSLKDHKVSFLRSGTKLIFRRRPRQKEAGLSQSHDDLSNATATPSVRKKAGSFSRRLIKRFSFKSKPKANGNPSPQL; the protein is encoded by the exons ATGGATCCGGGCTGGGGGCAGCGGGACGTGGGCTGGGCGGCCTTGCTGATCCTCTTCGCCGCCTCGCTGCTCACGGTGTTCGCCTGGCTGCTGCAATATGCCCGGGGCTTGTGGCTGGCGCGGGCCCGCGGGGACCGGGGCCCGGGACCCGCCTTAGCCGGGGAACCCGCGGGTTCCCTGCGGGAGCTGGGCGTGTGGCGCTCGCTGCTGCGGCTGCGGGCGACTCGGGCTGGCGCCGCCGAGGAGCCAGGAGTCCGGGGCCTCCTGGCGTCACTCTTCGCCTTCAAGTCTTTCCGGGAGAACTGGCAGCGGGCTTGGGTGCGAGCGCTGAACGAGCAGGCCTGCAGAGACGGG AGCTCCATCCAAATCGCCTTTGAGGAGGTGCCCCAACTCCCACCCAGAGCCAGCATCAGTCATGTGACCTGCGTAGACCAATCTGAGCATACCATG GTGCTGCGTTGCCAGCTCTCTGCTGAGGAGGTGCGGTTCCCAGTCTCTGTGACCCAGCAGTCCCCCGCTGCCGTCTCCATGGAGACCTACCACGTCACTCTGACACTGCCACCAACACAG AGAGGTGAAGAACAAGTGGAGCTCTCCACAATTGAGGAACTGATCAAGGATGCCATAGTCAGCACCCAGCCAGCCATGATGGTCAACCTCAGGGCTTGCTCTGCCCCAGGAGGCCTG gTACCCAGTGAGAAGCCACCCATGATGCCTCAGGCTCAGCCAGCCATCCCCAGACCTAACCGGTTATTCCTACGGCAGCTTCGGGCATCTCACTTGGGAAATGAGCTGGAAG GCACCGAGGAACTGTGCTGTGTAGCTGAACTCGACAACCCCATGCAGCAGAAGTGGACCAAGCCCGCGAGGGCTGGATCCGAGGTGGAGTGGACAGAAGACCTGGCACT GGATCTGGGCCCCCAGAGCTGGGAGCTGACCCTGAAAGTGCTGAGGAGCAGCAGCTGTGGAGACA CCGAACTCCTAGGCCAGGCCACACTGCCTGTGGGCTCCCCCTCCAGACCACTGTCTCGAAGACAGTTGTGCCCACTCACCCCAGGGCCAGGGAAAGCCCTGGGACCAGCAGCCACCATGGCAGTGGAG CTTCACTATGAGGAGGGCTCTCCCCGGAACCTGGGTACTCCCACCTCCTCCACTCCACGCCCCAGCATCACACCTACCAAGAAGATTGAGCTTGACCGGACCATCATGCCCGATGGCACCATTGTCACCACAGTCACCACTGTCCAGTCCCGGCCCCGTATAGACGGCAAATTAG aCTCCCCCTCCCGCTCCCCGTCCAAGGTGGAGGTGACCGAGAAGACGACAACTGTGCTGAGTGAGAGCAGTGGCCCCAGCAATACCTCCCATAGCAGCAGCC CAGGGGACAGCCACCTTTCCAACGGCTTGGACCCTGTAGCAGAGACAGCGATTCGCCAGCTGACAGAGCCCAGTGGGCGGGTGGCCAAGAAGACACCCACCAAGCGCAGCACTCTCATCATCTCTGGTGTTTCCAAG GTGCCCATTGCTCAGGACGAGTTGGCGCTATCCCTGGGCTATGCGGCATCCCTGGAAGCCTCAGTGCAGGATGACGCAGGGACCAGCGGAGGCCCCTCTTCACCTCCCTCAGACCCACCAGCCATGTCTCCAGGACCGCTAGATGCCCTCTCTAGTCCCACAAGTGTCCAGGAAGCAGACGAGACAACCCGTTCGGATATTTCTGAGAGGCCATCTGTGGATGATATTGAGTCGGAAACGGGGTCCACTGGTGCCCTGGAGACCCGCAGCCTCAAGGATCACAAAG TGAGTTTCCTGCGCAGCGGCACTAAGCTCATCTTCCGCCGGAGGCCTAGGCAGAAGGAAGCTGGCCTGAGCCAATCACACGATGACCTCTCCAACGCAACGGCCACGCCCAGTGTCCGAAAGAAGGCCGGCAGCTTTTCTCGCCGCCTTATCAAGCGCTTTTCCTTCAAATCCAAACCCAAGGCCAATGGTAACCCCAGCCCCCAGCTCTGA
- the C2CD2L gene encoding phospholipid transfer protein C2CD2L isoform X3, producing MDPGWGQRDVGWAALLILFAASLLTVFAWLLQYARGLWLARARGDRGPGPALAGEPAGSLRELGVWRSLLRLRATRAGAAEEPGVRGLLASLFAFKSFRENWQRAWVRALNEQACRDGVLRCQLSAEEVRFPVSVTQQSPAAVSMETYHVTLTLPPTQLEVNLEEIPGEGLLISWAFTDRPDLSLTVLPKLQARERGEEQVELSTIEELIKDAIVSTQPAMMVNLRACSAPGGLVPSEKPPMMPQAQPAIPRPNRLFLRQLRASHLGNELEGTEELCCVAELDNPMQQKWTKPARAGSEVEWTEDLALDLGPQSWELTLKVLRSSSCGDTELLGQATLPVGSPSRPLSRRQLCPLTPGPGKALGPAATMAVELHYEEGSPRNLGTPTSSTPRPSITPTKKIELDRTIMPDGTIVTTVTTVQSRPRIDGKLDSPSRSPSKVEVTEKTTTVLSESSGPSNTSHSSSPGDSHLSNGLDPVAETAIRQLTEPSGRVAKKTPTKRSTLIISGVSKVPIAQDELALSLGYAASLEASVQDDAGTSGGPSSPPSDPPAMSPGPLDALSSPTSVQEADETTRSDISERPSVDDIESETGSTGALETRSLKDHKVSFLRSGTKLIFRRRPRQKEAGLSQSHDDLSNATATPSVRKKAGSFSRRLIKRFSFKSKPKANGNPSPQL from the exons ATGGATCCGGGCTGGGGGCAGCGGGACGTGGGCTGGGCGGCCTTGCTGATCCTCTTCGCCGCCTCGCTGCTCACGGTGTTCGCCTGGCTGCTGCAATATGCCCGGGGCTTGTGGCTGGCGCGGGCCCGCGGGGACCGGGGCCCGGGACCCGCCTTAGCCGGGGAACCCGCGGGTTCCCTGCGGGAGCTGGGCGTGTGGCGCTCGCTGCTGCGGCTGCGGGCGACTCGGGCTGGCGCCGCCGAGGAGCCAGGAGTCCGGGGCCTCCTGGCGTCACTCTTCGCCTTCAAGTCTTTCCGGGAGAACTGGCAGCGGGCTTGGGTGCGAGCGCTGAACGAGCAGGCCTGCAGAGACGGG GTGCTGCGTTGCCAGCTCTCTGCTGAGGAGGTGCGGTTCCCAGTCTCTGTGACCCAGCAGTCCCCCGCTGCCGTCTCCATGGAGACCTACCACGTCACTCTGACACTGCCACCAACACAG TTGGAAGTCAACCTGGAGGAAATCCCTGGTGAGGGACTGCTCATATCCTGGGCCTTCACTGATCGCCCAGATCTCAGCCTAACGGTGCTTCCCAAGCTTCAGGCCAGGGAG AGAGGTGAAGAACAAGTGGAGCTCTCCACAATTGAGGAACTGATCAAGGATGCCATAGTCAGCACCCAGCCAGCCATGATGGTCAACCTCAGGGCTTGCTCTGCCCCAGGAGGCCTG gTACCCAGTGAGAAGCCACCCATGATGCCTCAGGCTCAGCCAGCCATCCCCAGACCTAACCGGTTATTCCTACGGCAGCTTCGGGCATCTCACTTGGGAAATGAGCTGGAAG GCACCGAGGAACTGTGCTGTGTAGCTGAACTCGACAACCCCATGCAGCAGAAGTGGACCAAGCCCGCGAGGGCTGGATCCGAGGTGGAGTGGACAGAAGACCTGGCACT GGATCTGGGCCCCCAGAGCTGGGAGCTGACCCTGAAAGTGCTGAGGAGCAGCAGCTGTGGAGACA CCGAACTCCTAGGCCAGGCCACACTGCCTGTGGGCTCCCCCTCCAGACCACTGTCTCGAAGACAGTTGTGCCCACTCACCCCAGGGCCAGGGAAAGCCCTGGGACCAGCAGCCACCATGGCAGTGGAG CTTCACTATGAGGAGGGCTCTCCCCGGAACCTGGGTACTCCCACCTCCTCCACTCCACGCCCCAGCATCACACCTACCAAGAAGATTGAGCTTGACCGGACCATCATGCCCGATGGCACCATTGTCACCACAGTCACCACTGTCCAGTCCCGGCCCCGTATAGACGGCAAATTAG aCTCCCCCTCCCGCTCCCCGTCCAAGGTGGAGGTGACCGAGAAGACGACAACTGTGCTGAGTGAGAGCAGTGGCCCCAGCAATACCTCCCATAGCAGCAGCC CAGGGGACAGCCACCTTTCCAACGGCTTGGACCCTGTAGCAGAGACAGCGATTCGCCAGCTGACAGAGCCCAGTGGGCGGGTGGCCAAGAAGACACCCACCAAGCGCAGCACTCTCATCATCTCTGGTGTTTCCAAG GTGCCCATTGCTCAGGACGAGTTGGCGCTATCCCTGGGCTATGCGGCATCCCTGGAAGCCTCAGTGCAGGATGACGCAGGGACCAGCGGAGGCCCCTCTTCACCTCCCTCAGACCCACCAGCCATGTCTCCAGGACCGCTAGATGCCCTCTCTAGTCCCACAAGTGTCCAGGAAGCAGACGAGACAACCCGTTCGGATATTTCTGAGAGGCCATCTGTGGATGATATTGAGTCGGAAACGGGGTCCACTGGTGCCCTGGAGACCCGCAGCCTCAAGGATCACAAAG TGAGTTTCCTGCGCAGCGGCACTAAGCTCATCTTCCGCCGGAGGCCTAGGCAGAAGGAAGCTGGCCTGAGCCAATCACACGATGACCTCTCCAACGCAACGGCCACGCCCAGTGTCCGAAAGAAGGCCGGCAGCTTTTCTCGCCGCCTTATCAAGCGCTTTTCCTTCAAATCCAAACCCAAGGCCAATGGTAACCCCAGCCCCCAGCTCTGA